Proteins encoded together in one Deinococcus irradiatisoli window:
- a CDS encoding alpha/beta hydrolase, which produces MKKKHLLGLLLTVAALGVSVSLGQAGPQSSAVPAVTRAQPALAPALDTERKFFDLPGFGTVAYYADTRGTGRPLLLTTSINAAASAYEMKPLFDTYAGTRPIYVLEWPGFSSSARPDTEYTPQLMARALSALIGQLGQDVDVVSLSLGSEFVARAAASEPRIRTLALISPSGLGSARGGTQRARDEDGGQALYQRLRTFGTPLFALIKSQPSILYFLNQSFVGPVDAGLLNYSIQSAGQPGGKYAPLYFISGRLFTPDAFEQLYQPLNIPVLVLYDKDNYVNFDRLPEFTAKPNVSAVRIVPSQGLPQFEKLPEVKAALDLFWQAAP; this is translated from the coding sequence ATGAAGAAAAAACACCTGCTCGGCCTGCTGCTGACGGTCGCCGCCCTCGGAGTGAGCGTCAGCCTGGGGCAGGCCGGTCCGCAGAGCAGCGCCGTCCCCGCCGTCACCCGCGCCCAGCCGGCCCTGGCCCCCGCGCTGGACACCGAGCGGAAGTTCTTCGACTTGCCGGGCTTCGGCACGGTGGCGTACTACGCCGATACGCGCGGCACCGGCCGGCCGCTGCTGCTGACCACCAGCATCAACGCGGCGGCCAGCGCCTACGAGATGAAGCCGCTGTTTGACACCTATGCCGGCACCCGGCCGATCTACGTGCTGGAATGGCCCGGCTTCAGCAGCTCGGCGCGCCCCGACACCGAGTACACCCCGCAGCTGATGGCCCGCGCGCTGAGCGCCCTGATCGGGCAGCTCGGGCAGGACGTGGACGTGGTGTCGCTCTCGCTGGGTTCGGAATTCGTGGCCCGCGCCGCCGCCAGCGAGCCGCGCATCCGCACGCTGGCGCTGATCTCGCCCTCGGGCCTGGGCAGCGCGCGCGGCGGCACCCAGCGCGCCCGCGACGAGGACGGCGGGCAAGCGCTCTACCAGCGCCTGCGGACTTTCGGCACGCCGCTGTTCGCGCTGATCAAGAGCCAGCCGAGCATCCTGTACTTCCTCAACCAGAGCTTCGTCGGGCCGGTGGATGCGGGCCTGCTGAACTACAGCATCCAGAGTGCAGGCCAGCCGGGCGGCAAGTACGCGCCGCTGTACTTCATCAGCGGGCGGCTGTTTACCCCGGACGCTTTCGAGCAGCTCTACCAGCCGCTGAACATCCCGGTGCTGGTGCTCTACGACAAGGACAACTACGTGAATTTCGACCGGCTGCCGGAGTTCACCGCTAAGCCGAACGTCAGCGCAGTGCGGATCGTGCCGAGCCAGGGCCTACCGCAGTTCGAAAAGCTGCCGGAGGTCAAGGCGGCGCTCGATCTGTTCTGGCAGGCCGCACCCTGA